In Deinococcus sp. QL22, the following are encoded in one genomic region:
- the guaA gene encoding glutamine-hydrolyzing GMP synthase, which yields MSVVILDFGSQFTRLIARRFRELGAYSVILPGTASLERIAQENPQGIVLSGGPSSVYDEAAPRPAAGVLDLPVPILGVCYGMQFLAQQAGGTVARAGRREYGKADLTRYGGQLFEGIAGEFVAWMSHSDSVTALPAGYEVVAETLDTPVTAIENNETRRYGVQFHPEVVHTPKGGQLLANFLSICGIKRDWNAEHIVEDLIDGVRAQVGDGRVLLAISGGVDSSTLGLLLARAVGEKLTAVFIDHGLLRLGEREQVEAALLPLGVNLITVDARTEFMGALHGVSDPEQKRKIIGREFIRAFEREARIHGPFDYLAQGTLYPDVIESAGGLHSEKSGAANIKSHHNVGGLPDDLAFKLVEPFRTLFKDEVREIARLLGLPEHIRMRHPFPGPGLAIRVIGAITEEKLDILRRVDDIFISGLREFGLYDGCSQALAILTPIQSVGVMGDERTYSYTAALRAVTTDDFMTAEWARLPYDFLATMSNRIVNHVHEINRVVYDITGKPPATIEWE from the coding sequence GTGAGCGTTGTCATCTTGGATTTCGGCAGTCAATTTACCCGCCTGATCGCGCGGCGATTCCGTGAGCTGGGGGCGTATTCGGTCATCTTGCCCGGTACGGCCAGCCTAGAGCGGATCGCGCAGGAGAACCCGCAGGGCATCGTGCTGTCGGGCGGCCCCAGCAGCGTGTACGACGAGGCGGCTCCCCGTCCGGCGGCGGGCGTGCTTGACCTGCCTGTGCCCATTTTAGGCGTGTGTTACGGCATGCAGTTTTTGGCGCAGCAGGCGGGCGGCACGGTGGCGCGGGCGGGCAGACGTGAGTACGGCAAGGCCGATCTGACCCGCTACGGCGGCCAACTGTTCGAGGGGATCGCGGGCGAATTCGTGGCGTGGATGAGCCACAGCGACTCGGTCACGGCGCTGCCCGCTGGCTACGAGGTGGTGGCCGAAACGCTGGATACTCCCGTTACCGCCATCGAGAACAATGAAACTCGGCGCTACGGCGTGCAGTTTCACCCCGAAGTCGTGCATACGCCCAAAGGCGGGCAATTGCTGGCCAACTTCCTCAGCATTTGCGGAATTAAGCGTGACTGGAACGCCGAACACATCGTGGAAGACCTGATTGACGGTGTACGGGCGCAGGTAGGCGACGGGCGGGTGCTGCTGGCGATCAGCGGCGGTGTGGATTCCAGCACGCTGGGACTGCTGCTGGCGCGGGCGGTGGGCGAGAAGCTGACGGCGGTGTTTATCGATCATGGCCTGCTGCGATTGGGCGAGCGCGAACAGGTGGAAGCCGCGCTGCTGCCTCTCGGCGTGAACCTGATTACCGTGGATGCCCGTACCGAATTTATGGGCGCACTGCACGGCGTCTCTGACCCGGAGCAAAAGCGCAAGATCATTGGCCGCGAATTTATCCGGGCCTTCGAGCGTGAAGCCCGCATTCACGGTCCCTTCGACTACTTGGCGCAGGGAACTCTATATCCCGACGTGATCGAGAGCGCGGGCGGCCTGCATTCCGAGAAATCGGGCGCGGCCAACATCAAGAGCCATCACAACGTGGGCGGCCTGCCCGACGATCTGGCCTTCAAGCTGGTAGAACCCTTCCGCACGCTGTTCAAGGACGAAGTGCGCGAAATTGCCCGCCTGCTGGGGCTGCCCGAACACATCCGCATGCGTCACCCCTTCCCCGGCCCCGGCCTCGCCATCCGCGTCATCGGGGCAATTACCGAAGAAAAGCTGGACATTTTGCGGCGCGTGGATGACATCTTTATTTCTGGCCTGCGCGAATTTGGGCTGTACGACGGCTGCTCTCAGGCGCTCGCCATCCTGACGCCGATTCAGTCGGTGGGCGTGATGGGCGACGAGCGCACCTACAGCTACACGGCGGCGCTTCGGGCCGTGACCACCGACGACTTTATGACCGCCGAGTGGGCCCGCCTGCCCTACGACTTTCTGGCCACCATGAGCAACCGCATCGTGAACCACGTCCATGAGATCAACCGCGTGGTGTACGACATTACGGGCAAGCCGCCCGCGACCATCGAATGGGAATGA
- the msrP gene encoding protein-methionine-sulfoxide reductase catalytic subunit MsrP, with protein sequence MTILPPDHNRDDLPNDDQSPPESPSRIVNPRREFLRSAALFTGTAAALGGGLELLTRRPGAAAEAAPGEFGDLAQGQVRRPLGPYDTSEPVTPYAQATSYNNFYEFGTDKADPARLAGSLKVRPWTVKIDGEVRKPQTVDIDTLQSWFPLEDRIYRMRCVEGWSMVMPWLGFPLAALIRRMEPTGKAKYVQFTALNDPKQFPGQRTRVLDWPYVEGLRLDEALHPLAFMAVGLQGRVLPGQNGAPLRLAVPWKYGFKSIKSIVRITLTEKQPKTTWSIAAPDEYGFFANVNPAVPHPRWSQATERRIGDLSRRKTLPFNGYAEQVAGLYKGMDLKKFY encoded by the coding sequence ATGACCATCTTGCCCCCCGACCATAACCGTGACGACCTGCCCAACGACGATCAATCCCCCCCAGAAAGCCCGTCCCGCATCGTCAACCCGCGCCGGGAGTTTTTGCGGTCTGCGGCGTTGTTTACGGGCACGGCGGCAGCGTTGGGCGGCGGCCTGGAATTGCTGACGCGCAGGCCCGGAGCCGCTGCCGAGGCTGCTCCCGGCGAGTTCGGGGATTTGGCACAGGGGCAGGTGCGCCGTCCACTCGGCCCCTACGACACCAGCGAACCCGTCACGCCCTACGCGCAGGCCACCAGCTACAACAACTTTTACGAATTCGGCACCGACAAGGCCGATCCCGCCCGCCTCGCCGGATCGCTGAAAGTGCGCCCGTGGACAGTCAAAATAGACGGTGAGGTTCGCAAGCCGCAGACCGTGGATATAGACACCTTGCAATCGTGGTTCCCCCTCGAAGACCGCATTTACCGGATGCGCTGCGTGGAAGGCTGGTCGATGGTGATGCCGTGGCTGGGCTTTCCGCTGGCCGCCCTGATCCGGCGCATGGAGCCGACGGGCAAGGCCAAATACGTGCAGTTCACGGCCCTGAACGACCCCAAGCAGTTTCCCGGCCAGCGCACCCGCGTCCTAGACTGGCCCTATGTAGAGGGCCTGCGGCTGGACGAAGCCCTGCATCCCCTGGCATTTATGGCGGTGGGGCTGCAAGGCCGCGTGCTGCCCGGTCAAAACGGTGCACCGCTGCGGCTGGCCGTGCCGTGGAAGTACGGCTTCAAGAGCATCAAGTCCATCGTACGGATTACGCTGACGGAAAAGCAGCCCAAGACCACCTGGAGCATCGCCGCGCCCGACGAATACGGCTTTTTTGCCAACGTGAATCCCGCCGTGCCGCACCCCCGCTGGAGTCAGGCCACCGAGCGCCGGATTGGCGACCTGAGCCGCCGCAAAACCCTGCCCTTCAATGGGTACGCCGAGCAGGTGGCGGGCCTGTACAAGGGCATGGATTTGAAGAAGTTCTACTGA
- a CDS encoding sulfite oxidase heme-binding subunit YedZ produces MSEPSTTPARRTSSKRITSKPLGWLVPAVTLGSALPLAVLIWDAYTGALGANPVQRAELQTGLLCLVLLILSLATTPLRLVTARLGVAGGKGWTWPARIRKSLGLLAFGYGVLHFLIYLFDQGFTLSTVAEDVVKRPFVTAGFTALLLMVPLALTSTPRSVKRLGFARWTRLHQLAYGAVSLGALHYWWGVKQDHTPPLIAALVIAGLFALRLLGRKKARRSGVSG; encoded by the coding sequence ATGTCTGAACCCTCCACAACCCCAGCCCGGCGCACTTCGTCCAAACGCATCACATCCAAGCCCCTGGGATGGCTGGTTCCCGCCGTCACGTTGGGCAGCGCACTCCCACTTGCCGTCCTGATCTGGGATGCCTACACGGGTGCACTGGGCGCAAACCCCGTGCAGCGGGCCGAACTGCAAACCGGGCTGCTGTGTCTGGTTTTGCTGATCTTATCGCTGGCTACAACGCCTCTGCGCTTGGTCACGGCGCGGCTGGGGGTGGCAGGCGGCAAGGGCTGGACGTGGCCCGCCCGCATTCGCAAAAGCCTGGGCCTGCTGGCGTTCGGCTACGGTGTCCTGCACTTCCTGATCTACCTGTTCGATCAGGGCTTCACGCTGTCCACGGTGGCTGAGGATGTGGTCAAGCGTCCCTTCGTGACCGCAGGCTTTACCGCCCTGCTGCTGATGGTGCCATTGGCTCTGACCAGCACGCCCAGATCGGTGAAGCGCCTGGGCTTTGCCCGCTGGACGCGTCTGCATCAGCTTGCGTATGGAGCCGTGAGTTTGGGAGCGCTGCATTACTGGTGGGGCGTGAAGCAGGATCACACGCCGCCGCTGATTGCTGCGTTGGTCATTGCGGGGCTGTTTGCACTGCGGTTGCTGGGCAGGAAAAAGGCGCGGCGGTCAGGGGTTAGTGGGTAG
- a CDS encoding transposase → MARQHRRHAPDREETLHRLTPVCPVCGAAAPLDYHNSRSVVGMQEQVRYTLKIRRCRNEACEWFRKPLRPEAEGRLALPYSEYGFDVLTFIGRERFAFHRTVPEIHTLLSQQRVEISQRQVTHLIARYEELLASKLMDPNHWQAKRQQQGRVILSLDGLQPDVGHDVLWLIREVLSGEILLARPLVTSSEDDLAALLTEVKEALGERLPVVGVISDGQRAIRLAIQRVFPGVPHQLCQFHSLREAARPLLDVDRHAKVQLKKRLRGIKKIESALEARQDPQARVRLN, encoded by the coding sequence ATGGCTCGCCAACACCGTCGTCATGCACCAGACCGAGAGGAAACGCTTCACCGATTGACTCCAGTGTGCCCGGTCTGCGGCGCCGCTGCGCCGCTAGATTACCACAACAGTCGGTCGGTGGTGGGGATGCAGGAGCAGGTGAGGTACACCCTCAAAATTCGCCGCTGTCGGAATGAGGCATGTGAGTGGTTCCGCAAACCCCTGCGCCCTGAAGCGGAAGGGCGTCTGGCCCTCCCATACAGCGAGTACGGTTTTGATGTCCTGACATTTATTGGGCGGGAACGCTTCGCGTTCCACCGCACTGTCCCAGAAATCCATACCCTGTTGTCGCAGCAGCGGGTGGAGATCAGTCAACGTCAGGTCACTCATCTGATCGCCCGGTACGAGGAATTGCTGGCGTCCAAACTGATGGATCCGAATCACTGGCAGGCCAAGCGACAACAGCAAGGTCGGGTGATCCTCAGCCTCGATGGGTTACAGCCTGATGTCGGTCACGACGTGCTGTGGCTGATCCGGGAGGTGCTTTCAGGAGAAATTCTGTTGGCTCGTCCCCTGGTGACGAGTTCGGAAGACGACCTCGCGGCGCTGCTGACGGAAGTCAAGGAGGCGCTCGGTGAGCGTCTCCCGGTCGTTGGCGTCATCAGCGATGGACAGCGAGCGATTCGCCTGGCGATCCAACGGGTCTTTCCAGGGGTTCCCCATCAGTTGTGTCAGTTCCATTCGTTGCGAGAGGCCGCCCGGCCTCTCCTGGACGTCGACCGTCATGCCAAAGTACAACTGAAAAAGCGTCTGCGAGGGATCAAAAAGATTGAATCTGCACTGGAAGCGCGCCAAGACCCCCAGGCACGAGTGCGGCTCAACTAG
- a CDS encoding transposase gives MTRRPTYPSDTSDEEWVILGPLIPAPRLGGRPAHLARRDIVDAILYVKRGGVSWRMLPADFPHWKTVYDYVQQWNKNGLWARVHDTLRVRTREAVGRHAVPTAGIVDSRSVKTSQQGGSEGTTGARKSTDESIT, from the coding sequence ATGACGCGGCGACCCACCTACCCCAGCGACACCAGCGATGAAGAGTGGGTCATTCTCGGCCCACTGATCCCTGCCCCACGACTTGGCGGACGGCCTGCTCACCTCGCTCGCCGTGACATCGTCGACGCCATCTTGTACGTGAAACGCGGTGGCGTGTCGTGGCGCATGTTGCCCGCCGACTTCCCGCACTGGAAAACGGTCTACGATTATGTTCAACAGTGGAACAAAAATGGCCTGTGGGCGCGCGTCCATGACACGCTCCGCGTCCGCACGCGAGAGGCTGTGGGACGCCATGCGGTGCCCACAGCGGGGATCGTCGATTCGAGGAGCGTGAAGACCTCGCAACAAGGGGGGTCCGAGGGTACGACGGGGGCAAGAAAGTCAACGGACGAAAGCATCACCTGA
- a CDS encoding transposase, with translation MVIKKRWVVERSFAWLSFDRRLNREYDLLPQTTEAFIFLAFIRCMIRRLTVFAQPTAVSL, from the coding sequence GTGGTCATCAAGAAGCGTTGGGTCGTGGAGCGCAGCTTCGCCTGGCTGTCCTTTGACCGTCGACTCAACCGTGAATATGACCTGCTGCCCCAGACCACCGAAGCCTTTATTTTCCTGGCTTTCATTCGTTGTATGATTCGCAGACTCACTGTTTTTGCCCAGCCAACCGCAGTTTCTCTCTGA
- a CDS encoding ABC transporter permease: MDNVFIEALVRALAVGTPLLLASLGAILNERGGVVNLGVEGMMAVGALAAFAVAVAPGGNLWLAVLAAAAAGALLASLHAFATVTLRANQFVSGLALALLGTGAAGLLGKRYEGAPLFNKVPDWNLAGFVISPFTVFALLLAGALAFYLNSTRSGLTLRSVGENPAAADVLGVNVGRVRTGAVLAGGALAGVAGAFLALSYRASWADNMTAGLGWIAVALVIFVGWRPLRAILGALFFGVLYYLQFRLQGNSPIPTEVFSAMPFVLVLVVLALAGLRGQQGDAPAGLGRAYVRGER; encoded by the coding sequence ATGGATAACGTATTTATAGAAGCGCTGGTGCGGGCGCTGGCAGTGGGTACGCCGCTGCTGCTTGCCAGCCTCGGCGCCATTCTGAACGAGCGGGGCGGCGTGGTGAACCTCGGCGTGGAAGGCATGATGGCGGTAGGCGCACTGGCGGCCTTCGCGGTGGCCGTCGCGCCGGGGGGGAACCTGTGGCTGGCCGTGCTGGCGGCGGCGGCGGCGGGTGCACTATTGGCCTCGCTGCATGCCTTTGCCACCGTGACCTTGCGGGCCAACCAGTTTGTGAGCGGGCTGGCACTGGCCCTGCTGGGCACAGGCGCGGCGGGCTTGCTGGGCAAACGCTACGAGGGCGCGCCCCTGTTCAACAAAGTTCCCGACTGGAATCTGGCCGGATTCGTCATCAGCCCATTTACGGTCTTCGCCTTGCTGCTGGCGGGTGCTTTGGCCTTTTACCTCAACTCCACTCGCTCCGGCCTCACGCTGCGTTCGGTGGGAGAAAACCCTGCCGCCGCCGACGTGTTGGGAGTGAACGTGGGCCGGGTTCGCACAGGAGCGGTGCTGGCCGGGGGCGCGTTGGCGGGCGTGGCCGGAGCTTTTCTGGCCCTCAGCTACCGCGCGTCGTGGGCCGACAACATGACCGCGGGGTTGGGCTGGATCGCTGTCGCATTGGTGATTTTTGTGGGCTGGCGACCTCTGCGCGCCATCCTGGGAGCCCTGTTTTTCGGCGTGCTGTACTATCTGCAATTCCGGCTTCAGGGCAACAGCCCCATTCCCACTGAGGTCTTTTCGGCCATGCCCTTCGTGTTGGTGCTGGTGGTGCTGGCGTTGGCAGGCCTGCGCGGGCAACAGGGCGATGCTCCGGCAGGGCTGGGGCGGGCGTATGTGCGGGGAGAAAGGTAA
- a CDS encoding ABC transporter permease — translation MRFTALSAPSAARAAWVTLAAVVVALLLCALIFVFYGVSPGTVYGTMLRGTLGDSTGLAEVARRTIPLLLIGSGLALAFRAQFFNIGAEGQVLLGAVFAAGTGLFVPLPGVLLLPAMFIMGAVGGGLWAGIAAWLRRLNVNEILSTLMLNYIAVAVVTYLIAGPWKGKEVRGYIYTDLFPENGFLAVVPGTQVHWPTLVLGVAGALALQWVLSRSTFGYALRVVGENPGAARYAGLSAGRVATTVALITGGMAGLAGAGEVAGIHHRLLEAGQISLGYGFTAVIVAWLARGNPALCLITAPVMAIILAGGDLLKIDLNMPFRVVDVFSGVILLCLISSEVFIRNRVTWGTGRTVGRKANG, via the coding sequence GTGAGATTTACGGCCCTGTCTGCCCCGTCTGCCGCCCGCGCCGCGTGGGTCACGTTGGCCGCCGTCGTCGTGGCGCTGCTGCTGTGCGCTCTGATTTTCGTGTTTTACGGCGTCAGCCCCGGCACGGTCTACGGCACCATGCTGCGCGGCACGCTGGGCGATTCCACCGGGCTGGCCGAGGTTGCCCGTCGCACCATTCCCCTGCTGCTGATCGGGTCTGGGCTGGCACTGGCCTTCCGCGCCCAATTCTTCAACATCGGGGCAGAAGGGCAGGTGCTGTTGGGCGCGGTCTTCGCGGCAGGCACGGGGCTATTTGTGCCCTTGCCAGGAGTCTTATTGCTGCCCGCCATGTTCATCATGGGCGCGGTGGGCGGCGGGCTGTGGGCCGGAATCGCCGCGTGGCTGCGCCGCCTGAACGTAAACGAGATTCTGAGTACCCTGATGCTGAATTACATCGCCGTCGCGGTGGTGACGTACCTGATCGCGGGGCCGTGGAAGGGCAAAGAGGTTCGCGGCTACATCTATACCGACCTGTTTCCCGAAAACGGATTTCTGGCCGTGGTTCCCGGCACGCAGGTGCATTGGCCCACGCTGGTATTGGGCGTGGCGGGCGCACTGGCGCTGCAATGGGTGCTGAGCCGCTCTACGTTCGGCTACGCGCTGCGCGTGGTGGGCGAAAACCCCGGCGCGGCGCGGTACGCGGGCCTGAGTGCGGGCCGGGTGGCAACCACGGTGGCCCTGATCACGGGCGGTATGGCGGGCCTGGCAGGTGCGGGAGAGGTGGCGGGCATCCATCACCGCCTGCTGGAAGCCGGACAGATCAGCCTCGGCTACGGCTTTACCGCCGTCATCGTGGCGTGGCTGGCACGTGGCAACCCGGCACTGTGCCTGATTACCGCGCCTGTGATGGCCATTATTCTGGCGGGCGGTGACCTGCTCAAGATTGACCTGAATATGCCCTTCCGGGTGGTGGACGTGTTCAGCGGCGTGATTTTGCTGTGCCTGATCAGTTCCGAGGTGTTTATTCGCAACCGGGTGACGTGGGGAACGGGCCGGACTGTGGGGAGGAAAGCCAATGGATAA
- a CDS encoding ABC transporter ATP-binding protein: MTQTNTSSAASLSSAPPALRLRGITKRFPGVVANDSVDLTVDAGEVLALLGENGAGKSTLISILYGLYQPDEGTVELRGQPVRVTSPAQALKLGIGLVPQHPLLVARHTVAENLALGGGSGLFPARGVAGRVRELSGKYGLEVNPQARVSDLSPGEKQRVEIVRALMRGAQVLILDEPTSVLTPQEADALFRVMRELKADGRSLIFISHKLDEVLAVADRVTVLRRGKVVGGRDTAGATREDLAEMMVGRSVDFTRKRMVGTKLETPLLTVRNLTAMGARGLPALRGVSFELRVGEVLGVAGIAGNGQSELVEVLAGLHASAGEVTLAGHPLTGNADERFRGGVAHIPEDRIHSGTVPTMTVAENLALRDYARAPLARGLARDLAATDARARQDVEAYAVATPGIHTPSRLLSGGNIQKLILARELNGSPKLILAVHPTYGLDIGATDQVHRVLLERTEGGAGVLLVSEDLDELLSLSDRIGVMVGGELRGPFPVAEVTRESLGLMMGGAHPTVIPGADQGVVA, from the coding sequence GTGACCCAGACCAACACTTCTTCTGCCGCTTCCCTTTCCTCTGCCCCGCCGGCGCTGCGGTTACGCGGTATCACCAAGCGGTTTCCGGGCGTGGTCGCCAACGACAGCGTAGACCTGACCGTAGACGCGGGCGAAGTCCTGGCCCTGCTCGGCGAGAACGGCGCGGGCAAAAGCACCCTGATCTCCATTCTGTACGGCCTCTATCAGCCCGATGAAGGCACGGTGGAACTGCGCGGACAGCCCGTGCGCGTGACCAGTCCGGCGCAGGCGCTGAAGCTGGGGATTGGTTTGGTGCCGCAACATCCGCTGCTCGTGGCGCGGCATACGGTGGCCGAAAACCTGGCGCTCGGCGGGGGCAGCGGCCTGTTTCCGGCGCGGGGAGTGGCCGGGCGGGTGCGCGAACTGTCGGGCAAGTACGGGCTGGAAGTGAATCCGCAGGCCCGCGTGTCCGACCTGTCGCCCGGAGAAAAACAGCGGGTAGAAATCGTGCGGGCGCTGATGCGGGGGGCGCAAGTCCTGATTCTGGACGAGCCGACCAGCGTCCTGACCCCGCAGGAAGCCGACGCCCTCTTCCGCGTCATGCGCGAACTGAAGGCCGATGGGCGCAGCCTGATTTTCATCTCTCATAAGCTGGATGAAGTGCTGGCGGTGGCCGACCGCGTAACCGTGCTGCGGCGCGGCAAAGTGGTGGGTGGGCGCGATACGGCGGGCGCGACCCGCGAGGACTTGGCCGAGATGATGGTGGGCCGCAGCGTGGACTTTACCCGTAAACGCATGGTTGGTACGAAGCTGGAAACGCCGTTGCTGACGGTGCGGAACCTCACGGCAATGGGCGCACGCGGCCTGCCCGCCCTGCGTGGCGTGAGCTTTGAGTTACGGGTGGGCGAGGTGCTGGGCGTGGCTGGAATCGCGGGCAACGGCCAGAGCGAACTGGTGGAGGTGCTGGCCGGACTGCACGCCTCGGCGGGAGAGGTGACGCTGGCGGGGCACCCCCTGACCGGAAACGCCGACGAGCGCTTTCGCGGCGGCGTGGCCCACATCCCCGAAGACCGGATTCATTCCGGCACCGTGCCCACCATGACAGTGGCCGAGAATCTGGCCCTGCGCGATTATGCGCGTGCGCCACTGGCAAGGGGACTGGCCCGCGACCTCGCCGCCACCGATGCACGGGCGCGGCAGGATGTGGAAGCCTACGCGGTGGCGACTCCCGGCATTCACACCCCCAGCCGACTCCTCAGTGGCGGCAACATCCAGAAGCTGATTTTGGCGCGGGAACTGAACGGTTCGCCCAAGCTGATTCTGGCGGTTCACCCGACCTATGGGCTGGACATCGGGGCCACCGATCAGGTACACCGCGTGCTGCTGGAACGCACCGAGGGCGGCGCGGGCGTGCTGCTGGTCAGCGAGGATTTGGATGAATTGCTGAGCCTGTCTGACCGAATCGGTGTGATGGTGGGCGGCGAGTTGCGCGGGCCGTTCCCGGTGGCCGAAGTGACGCGGGAATCGTTGGGCCTAATGATGGGCGGGGCGCATCCAACGGTGATTCCGGGTGCAGATCAGGGAGTCGTGGCGTGA
- a CDS encoding LLM class flavin-dependent oxidoreductase has product MTQPSQSEFLWFLQLSRDGEFIGTREKPPRKPTLPYISSLIETAGEAGFDALLTATNYHSEHENYTAAVAALARTAATDPALLIAVRPGMFHPAMYAKMLATLQNLFPGRVRLNIVTGSSPAENAMYGDNENHARRYERTREFMTILRQLWTQLPPQSFTSDLYSFEKAVLDPAPVQPIPLYFGGASPVAQRIAADLADVYLMWGEREDMLAERMTQMRALEEQTGRKLRYGLRTHVIVRETEAEARAAAERLISRVDPAVRAAFVASYAHVDGVGQQRQIEMLSGVGDDLMVEPGLWAGVGMARSGVGVALIGSPEQVAAKIRRYEDMGFSSFIFSGYPHLEESRRFGELVMPLLKGRAEELRVIHSDEVAPVA; this is encoded by the coding sequence ATGACCCAACCTTCCCAGTCCGAATTCCTGTGGTTTCTGCAACTCTCACGCGACGGCGAATTTATAGGCACCCGCGAGAAGCCGCCACGTAAGCCCACGCTGCCCTACATTTCCAGCTTGATCGAGACGGCGGGTGAGGCCGGGTTCGACGCTCTGCTGACCGCCACCAACTACCACTCCGAGCATGAAAACTACACGGCGGCAGTGGCAGCATTGGCCCGAACTGCTGCCACCGATCCGGCGCTCCTGATCGCGGTGCGGCCCGGTATGTTTCATCCGGCCATGTACGCCAAGATGCTGGCGACCCTGCAAAACCTGTTTCCGGGGCGGGTGCGCCTGAACATCGTGACCGGAAGTAGTCCCGCCGAAAATGCCATGTACGGCGACAATGAGAATCACGCCCGCCGCTATGAGCGCACCCGCGAATTTATGACGATCTTGCGCCAGTTGTGGACGCAGCTGCCGCCGCAGTCGTTCACATCCGACCTGTATTCCTTTGAGAAGGCCGTCCTAGACCCCGCCCCCGTGCAGCCGATTCCGCTGTATTTTGGCGGCGCGTCTCCGGTGGCGCAGAGAATTGCCGCCGATCTGGCCGACGTGTACCTGATGTGGGGCGAGCGAGAAGACATGCTGGCCGAGCGTATGACGCAGATGCGGGCGCTGGAGGAACAGACCGGACGCAAACTTCGCTACGGCCTGCGAACCCACGTGATCGTGAGGGAAACCGAGGCCGAGGCCCGCGCCGCCGCCGAACGCCTGATCAGCCGGGTTGACCCAGCGGTGCGGGCAGCGTTCGTGGCGAGTTATGCCCATGTAGACGGCGTGGGTCAGCAGCGCCAGATAGAAATGCTGTCGGGCGTGGGCGACGACTTGATGGTGGAACCGGGTCTGTGGGCCGGCGTGGGCATGGCCCGCAGCGGTGTTGGCGTGGCCCTGATCGGCAGCCCGGAACAGGTGGCCGCCAAAATCCGCCGCTACGAGGACATGGGCTTCAGCTCGTTTATTTTCAGCGGGTATCCGCACTTAGAGGAATCCCGGCGCTTCGGCGAACTGGTGATGCCGCTGCTGAAGGGCAGGGCCGAAGAACTGCGCGTGATTCATAGCGACGAGGTTGCGCCTGTAGCGTAG
- a CDS encoding carbohydrate ABC transporter permease: MEDAPPRLTPLERAGRWLGLSALIIGGFFPFIWMVLTSIKTEGELQKFPVQYLPSALNFANYAQVFTEQPFARFFFNSLTVSLLSTVLAIVVAAPAAYALSRLNIRGRGVLLTVVVAFSMFPVVSLLVPLFRLMRGASLLNSYPALILPYAALSLPVAILTLVAFFSSIPRDLEAAAMVDGSTRFGALTRVVLPLSAPGVVTAALLVFVNSWNEFLLALSFNTRLSMRTVSVGVTLYQGEFAFPWPLIAAAVVIATVPIVVLIAVFQKRFVAGLTAGGVKA; this comes from the coding sequence ATGGAAGACGCACCCCCACGCCTGACCCCACTGGAACGGGCGGGCCGCTGGCTGGGCCTCAGCGCCCTGATCATCGGCGGGTTTTTTCCCTTCATCTGGATGGTACTGACGTCCATTAAAACCGAAGGTGAGTTGCAGAAATTCCCGGTGCAATATCTGCCAAGTGCACTGAATTTCGCCAATTACGCGCAGGTCTTTACCGAGCAGCCCTTCGCCCGCTTTTTCTTCAATTCCCTGACCGTCAGTTTGCTCAGTACCGTGCTGGCCATCGTGGTGGCCGCGCCCGCCGCCTACGCCTTATCCCGCCTGAATATCCGAGGCCGGGGCGTGCTGCTGACTGTCGTGGTGGCCTTTTCCATGTTTCCGGTGGTCAGTCTGCTGGTGCCCCTCTTCCGCCTGATGCGCGGCGCATCGCTGCTCAACTCGTATCCAGCGCTGATTTTGCCCTACGCGGCGCTGAGCCTGCCCGTAGCCATTCTGACGCTGGTGGCCTTCTTCAGTTCCATTCCCCGTGACCTCGAAGCGGCGGCGATGGTGGACGGTTCCACCCGTTTTGGCGCACTGACCCGCGTGGTGCTGCCCCTTTCGGCTCCCGGTGTCGTTACTGCCGCGCTGCTGGTCTTCGTCAATTCCTGGAATGAATTTCTGCTGGCCCTCAGCTTCAACACCCGCCTGAGCATGCGAACCGTGTCGGTGGGCGTCACGCTGTATCAGGGCGAATTCGCCTTTCCGTGGCCGCTGATCGCCGCCGCTGTGGTCATTGCCACTGTGCCCATCGTGGTGCTGATCGCCGTGTTCCAGAAACGCTTTGTGGCCGGGTTGACGGCGGGCGGGGTAAAGGCCTGA